In one Acomys russatus chromosome 15, mAcoRus1.1, whole genome shotgun sequence genomic region, the following are encoded:
- the Efna1 gene encoding ephrin-A1 — protein MEFLWAPLLGLCCSLAAADRHIVFWNSSNPKFRDEDYTVHVQLNDYLDIICPHYEDETVADAAMERYTLYMVAHQEYVACQPQSKDQVRWKCNQPNAKHGPEKLSEKFQRFTPFTLGKEFKEGHSYYYISKPIHHQETQCLKLKVTVNGKITHSPQAHVNSQEKRLPADDPEVQVLHSIGHSAAPRLFPLVWAVLLLPLLLLQTQ, from the exons ATGGAGTTCCTTTGGGCCCCTCTCTTGGGTCTGTGCTGCAGTCTGGCCGCTGCTGACCGCCACATCGTCTTCTGGAACAGTTCAAATCCCAA GTTCCGGGACGAGGACTACACCGTGCACGTGCAGCTGAACGATTACCTGGACATCATCTGCCCACATTACGAGGACGAGACTGTGGCAGATGCTGCCATGGAGCGGTACACGCTGTACATGGTGGCGCACCAGGAGTATGTGGCATGCCAGCCCCAGTCCAAGGACCAGGTCCGCTGGAAATGCAACCAACCCAATGCCAAGCATGGCCCAGAGAAACTATCTGAGAAGTTCCAGCGCTTTACACCTTTCACCTTGGGCAAGGAGTTCAAGGAAGGGCACAGCTACTACTACATCT CCAAACCTATCCACCACCAGGAAACCCAGTGCTTGAAGTTGAAGGTGACTGTCAATGGCAAAATCA CTCATAGTCCCCAGGCCCACGTGAACTCGCAGGAGAAGAGACTTCCAGCTG ATGACCCGGAGGTGCAGGTCCTGCACAGCATCGGTCACAGCGCTGCCCCCCGCCTCTTCCCACTGGTCTGGGCTGTGCTGctcctgccactgctgctgctgcaaacTCAGTGA